The Bacteroidota bacterium nucleotide sequence ATTCATGATCCAGGTACAATTGCTTTTAGGTGAAAGAATCCGTTTGCGTGCACTCGAGCCGCAGGATGTTGAATTGCTTTACAAATGGGAAAATGATACTTCCGTTTGGGTAGCCAGCAACACGCAAACTCCTTTTTCAAGATTTGTTCTTGAACAATACATCGCTTCTTCTCATCTTGATCTGCACACGAACAAACAATTGCGGCTCATGATCACGACACGCGACGGACTCGATGTGGGCGCTATAGATCTTTTTGATTTTGATCCCCAGCACCAGCGCGCCGGAATAGGAATTCTCATTGCAGAAAAACAGGATCGCGGGAAAGGCCTTGCGACTGAAGCGCTCAACCTTCTAATCCAATATTGTTTTCAACAGTTGCATATTCACCAGTTGTATTGCAACGTTACCGTGAATAACGAAGAGAGCATTCATCTTTTCAAAAAACATCAGTTCGTTATCACCGGAATAAAAAAAGAATGGATCCGTATCGGCGATCAGTTCGTGGATGAACTGCTCATGCAATTGGTGAGAAAAGGACATTGACAGTATGCAGAAGGCCGGTGATCTCAATCCGGCAAGAAAAGAAGTTTTTTTATCAACGAAAAAATACATTTTTTCTTTTTTATTTTTCTTTTTGTCTCCGTAATTTTTTCGCCCACTTATTCAGAAAAACAACTCACTTATCATTACCACACATTGCCGGAATGATTTACTCCATAAATTCGTGCTGACTCCGCAATGAAACGTTTTCGTTTTTTATTTGTCGTAACGCTGTTGATCTCCGTGGTCTGCATTCTTTCTTATTGCGGAAACGATGGCGGGAAAAAAAATAATTCCGATTCAGTTACGAAACTTCTTTACCTCAATCATTCCGACAGCGCGCATTACGTGGGTATGCAGGTGTGCAGGAAATGCCACGAGAATATTTTTGAAACTTTCATTCATACCGGGATGGGACAATCGTTCGATCTTGCCACACTTCATAAATCCTCAGCGAAATTCGGAAAGGAAAGTACGATCTATGATAAATCGCGCGATCTCTGGTACCATTCTTATTTCCAGGATTCGGTTATGTTCATCTGTGAATTCCGGCTGAAAGGGAAAGACACAACTTACAAACGCACAGAAAAAGTGAATTACATTGTCGGGTCGGGCCAACACACGAATTCGCACATGTACAATGTGAACGGATATATTTTCCAGATGCCGATGACTTTTTATACGCAGAAAGGACAGTGGGATCTACCTCCGGGATTTGAAAATGGTTTCAACAGCAGATTCTCGAGACAGATCGGGCTTGAATGTATGAGCTGTCATAATTCTCTTCCGGGATTTGTGAAAGGTTCGGAAAATAAATTCGATAGTATTCCGAATGGTATTGGTTGCGAAAGATGTCATGGCCCCGGATCGATTCATGTAGCGATGAAGGAATCGGGAAATATTGTTGACACTTCTAAATACATTGATTACTCCATTGTGAATCCCGGAAAACTTTCTCCCGATCTGCAGTTCGATGTTTGCCAGCGTTGTCACTTGCAGGGAAATGCTGTGCTGCACGATGGGAAATCTTTTTATGATTTCCGCCCTGGAATGAAATTGTCGGATTACATCACGGTGTTCATGCCTGAATATGCGGGAGAAGAAAATCAGTTCATCATGGCCTCGCACGCCGAGCGTTTGAAAATGAGCCAGTGTTTTCTTCAAACAGAAAAAGAAAATAATTCATTGAATACCGACGCGCTTCATCCTTATAAAAATTCACTTACGTGCGTTACGTGTCATAACCCGCATGTGAGTGTGCGCGAAACTGCCGACGAACATTTCAACCAGGTTTGTATGAATTGTCATTATGAACAACAACCCGGAAAACCAATTCATAAAA carries:
- a CDS encoding tetratricopeptide repeat protein — encoded protein: MKRFRFLFVVTLLISVVCILSYCGNDGGKKNNSDSVTKLLYLNHSDSAHYVGMQVCRKCHENIFETFIHTGMGQSFDLATLHKSSAKFGKESTIYDKSRDLWYHSYFQDSVMFICEFRLKGKDTTYKRTEKVNYIVGSGQHTNSHMYNVNGYIFQMPMTFYTQKGQWDLPPGFENGFNSRFSRQIGLECMSCHNSLPGFVKGSENKFDSIPNGIGCERCHGPGSIHVAMKESGNIVDTSKYIDYSIVNPGKLSPDLQFDVCQRCHLQGNAVLHDGKSFYDFRPGMKLSDYITVFMPEYAGEENQFIMASHAERLKMSQCFLQTEKENNSLNTDALHPYKNSLTCVTCHNPHVSVRETADEHFNQVCMNCHYEQQPGKPIHKTCPMVKDPSVDDKNSNCVSCHMPRSGAIDIPHVSVHDHYIRKNYASNDTSAVKGKFLGLYAVNDKHPSNGIIAKAYLQQYEKFGKENIFLDSAEKFLPENSITDLRKNFSDLVHLYYLREDFQEIKNITDKAGRKFVLDSILLTPSFDNGDAWTAYRVGEAFFKLGDYPSAEVFYKKAVDLAPYHPDFRSKYALSLATQQKNFDARAQYQQVINEDPEFVPALTNLGYLWLEEGDDKKAESFYKQALALDPDDEQALVNMAGLFAYRKNFAEANKYAKLCLEKHPGNKQAALLIEQLKEIN
- a CDS encoding GNAT family N-acetyltransferase, giving the protein MIQVQLLLGERIRLRALEPQDVELLYKWENDTSVWVASNTQTPFSRFVLEQYIASSHLDLHTNKQLRLMITTRDGLDVGAIDLFDFDPQHQRAGIGILIAEKQDRGKGLATEALNLLIQYCFQQLHIHQLYCNVTVNNEESIHLFKKHQFVITGIKKEWIRIGDQFVDELLMQLVRKGH